The DNA region TCTGATTTTGTTGATTGCTCTATTATTTCGCCAAGCTGAGGATTCTTTTTTATTTTGTAGGCGATATTATTGAGTGCTTTAAAAGCAGTGTCAGAATCTATCTGGCATTTATCCTCAATTTCCATCATTACCGAGTCGATGCGATCGAGAGTATTAAGAGTCTCTTTATGTAAATGATGTAGTAAAGAGCGAAAGTGGAGTTCAGATTCAGATTTAGCGTTTGATAAAGATGCTGTAAGTTSTTGCCAATCGTCTTCTCCTTGTTCGACCAAAGCAGACGCGGCTCTCCAAGTCAATTCTCCATCTTCAATAGCATAGTTGTTTGTTATTTCTCCTTCTAAGGGAAACAAAACAAGAGGAGAAAGTTGACCTTGAGTTCTTAGCGATTCCATTCGCTCTGCAATCATTTTTTGAGTAAAGGTTTGACGAGATTGATTGCTAGGGCGAATATTTTTAATATCGACTAAAAATTTTCTTGAAGATTGCGAAGGAGCAAGTGGTTGGTTTTGCTTTAAATCTTCAATTTGTCGCCTAAGATCTTCAATCAAATCATGTTGACCTTTTAGCTCGGCGGTCTTRGTAAAGCGCGATTTCATCCGTTCCGACACATTTGTTTTAGCCATAGTCTATTTAGAAAATATATCGTCAATAATCTCAGAAAAAATTATATTCATAGAATCGGTAGACCTCAACTGTTTTAGAGATTTACCTTCAATGGCAGCCCTCTTAAGATTTAGCCAATACCGAATTGCTGGATATATCTTCAGTTTTAGCTCTTTTGCTACATCTTTGAGGGCTTTAAGTACCATGCGATCGCTAGAAGACTTATTATCATATTGATTGGGAAGTAGCCCCAAAATTTTAGGTGGGGGACTGAGTTCTAGCTCTTCAAAGCTTTGTAGGATTCTTTCTACAAGGTCTGGAACGCTAAAGGTTTTAACGCCCACATTGACGGGGATCAAAATATCAGTGCTAGCAACAACTACATTTTCTGTAAGAATGTCGTATCCTCCAGGAAGGTCGATAATTATTAAATCGAAGTTAAGAGGATAAGAAGAAAATATTTTTTGTAAAATATATTCCCTTCGTCTTTTTTTAGAAAGTACCTCTTTTAAATGCTCGATATCAGGATGACCTTGAATTAAGCCAATTTTATCAGTTCCCAAAATAGGAGAAATAAAAGGATAGTCTCCTTTGAAGTTAGAGTCAAAAAGCGCGAGGGAAGTTTTTGTAGGATCTTGTTGGGGTTCTGTTCCCACAAACTCTTCAATGCTGTGATTTTGATCTAAATCTATAATACCTACGCTATGTCCGCGCAAGCTAGCTTCATAAGCTAAGTTTACTGCCAAAGTTGTTTTGCCAACTCCACCCGCATTCGACAACTTGGCTAAAATTCTTGGCTGCATATTTTATTTTCTAAAAATTTTACAAATATACTAGCTGATATACTAGCTGATTAAAAATATTTGAGGTTATCTTTCCCAAGAAAACTTGTGCACTTTTTGAGAATCAATAATGTTTTCTCTAATTTGATTTGCTTCTTGATAAGTTTGATAAATATAATCTTGAGCTTTTTCTTTGTACTGAGTTTCTGGCATTGACTGTTTCCATTTTTTTAGGCGGTCGCTTTGAGACAAAACCTGTCCAACTCGCTTGAGGTTAGAATTGCAATCAATCGCGCTTCGCGATTCGCCGTTCGCGGTAGCGAACGTCGGATTGCCGAAGGCAATCGCTTCTTTAATTACCAGCATAGCTACAGCAGTATCTATTTCTTCATCTCCAGTTTGAAGAAACTTAGGATTGGCTTCGACGACTTGATTTTTAAACCTTTGATATTCTTGTCTGAAAACTTGTCTTTGCCGTTCGATACTTGTTTGAGACTGACCCAATTGTTCTTGCAACTTGGGATTCATTTCTTGAAAAAACTCTACTTCCGATTGGCTTAAATTATTGATTTGCTCCTGCCATTTTCCTTTATTGAATTGTGCTGACAATTTTGTCGAACCTTGTAGATCCTTCATTACCAGAAGCTGCTTGTCTTTATTCCAAGTAGCCGTATATTTTTGTCCTTCAAAATGTTCCGTACCTTTCAGCTTGAGAAAGTCGCGCAAGATCGGAGCAACAGTTGCGACTGCTGAAGAATTATTAACTTCGGCAGATTGCCAGGGATAGTTGAGAGTTTCTAAATCTACTTTTAAATCAGTCGTGGTAGCTGGAGAGCGAACCAAGTTKACAGGCAGAGTAACTTTATTGGATATAAGAGATAGCTTTTCTAATTTTTTAACACTATCGCGATCGATAACTCCCAAAATCTTGCCGTCCATTATCGCTACGGGCTTCTTTTTATTATTAACAAAAGCATAGTCCAAATTAATTTTGGCTGATTCTCCCTGCCAATCTCGATTCGCATAAGCAAAGTTTTTAATTTGCCCGATCTCGATCGTATTGCCTTTAGGAGTAGTAGCAATAATCGAAGCTCCTGGTGGCGAGCGCAGGGTAGCTGTAAATTTAGCTCCCTCAGCTAAAGATACCGACTCATCACTAAACTTGGCTAGAAATTTACCTTCTACCAAAACTATTTTTTTGCCATAGTTGTAGCTTTGAGGGTCTTTATCTTTGACAACCTCACAATTTACTTTTTCTCCCTGCCAACGTTTATTGCCATAGTCGGTAGAATAATGACTCCCTACTAAAGTTAAATCCCGAATGGGTGGCTTTTCTAATTGTTTGACTATCCGTTCGGGAAACAGGTTAAAGGCAACACTGGCTTTTTTGACATAGTTAGTATTTGCACTTTTGGTATGAGACACATCCCACAGTGCTGCTRCCAGAGAAGCTTGTACGAGTTCTGGCGTATTCTGTCGAATTTCGTCTAAGTAGTTAGTAACTCTGGCAAACATCGCCCCGCTCTGAGTTTTAGTAACTCCAGGTTCTATTCGTATTGTTGCTCCTTTTAGAGTATGCCCAGGTTTCAAACCAAACTGTTTTATCTGTTCGACATTAATAGTGCCAATTTCTTTGTTCCCTGTAGGCTCAATGACTACTGCCAGAAGCGTGTTTTTATTTTTAGGGTTGGTTTTGATGCCTACATCTAACTTTTTGGCTTTCCAAATTGGTGAATCTGATTTGGCAAACTTAAGTAGATTGTCGATCTCAATAGTTCTACCGCTCGTTGCTGAAGTTATTTTAAGTACGGGCTGGTCGATTTGTTTTTCAGTAGCGATCGCCTCAGCTATTAAAGAATTATAGGTATCCCTAACCGAACGTGCTA from Myxosarcina sp. GI1 includes:
- a CDS encoding ParA family protein yields the protein MQPRILAKLSNAGGVGKTTLAVNLAYEASLRGHSVGIIDLDQNHSIEEFVGTEPQQDPTKTSLALFDSNFKGDYPFISPILGTDKIGLIQGHPDIEHLKEVLSKKRRREYILQKIFSSYPLNFDLIIIDLPGGYDILTENVVVASTDILIPVNVGVKTFSVPDLVERILQSFEELELSPPPKILGLLPNQYDNKSSSDRMVLKALKDVAKELKLKIYPAIRYWLNLKRAAIEGKSLKQLRSTDSMNIIFSEIIDDIFSK
- a CDS encoding ParB N-terminal domain-containing protein, which gives rise to MAKTNVSERMKSRFTKTAELKGQHDLIEDLRRQIEDLKQNQPLAPSQSSRKFLVDIKNIRPSNQSRQTFTQKMIAERMESLRTQGQLSPLVLFPLEGEITNNYAIEDGELTWRAASALVEQGEDDWQZLTASLSNAKSESELHFRSLLHHLHKETLNTLDRIDSVMMEIEDKCQIDSDTAFKALNNIAYKIKKNPQLGEIIEQSTKSEVLRENETVLREFSQEQVSILTLLSLLQIDFKSFIKTDLAFYPVPEDLKVAVRMKEMPCSHILPLSKLKQKYLPNKAECEIRSIRDKAVEKVLEEKLSFIQTKSLVKNILLEHSGKKTEKSSVKQLKKIQKQIDGLKLQDFSQDELMALKDTVKVCLTEIEQMLS